A window of the Leucothrix mucor DSM 2157 genome harbors these coding sequences:
- the uvrB gene encoding excinuclease ABC subunit UvrB, which translates to MSTQFKLHTSYQPAGDQPTAIASLVEGLNDGLLHQTLLGVTGSGKTFTIANIIEQTQRPTILMAHNKTLAAQLYGEMKEFFPNNSVEYFVSYYDYYQPEAYVPASGVYIEKDASINDHIEQMRLSATKALIERKDVIIVATVSAIYGLGNPESYLKMMLHLDRGEHIDQRSVLRRLAELQYTRNDLELSRGTYRVRGEVIDVHPADSEIEAVRIELFDDEIEQLSYFDPLTGEVLRKVPRLTIYPKTHYVTPRDTLLEAVEKIRDELRERLEVLNTNGRLVEAQRLQERTLYDIEMIMEVGYCSGIENYSRYLSGRPAGAAPPCLFDYLPPHSLVVIDESHATVPQIGAMYKGDRSRKNNLVEYGFRLPSALDNRPLRFDEFERIIPQTIHVSATPGEYEKQHSDNVAEQVVRPTGLIDPTVEIRPVASQVDDVMSEINIRAAKNERVLITTLTKRMAEDLTDYLMEHGIKVRYLHSDIDTVERVEIIRDLRLGEFDALVGINLLREGLDMPEVSLVAILDADKEGFLRSERSLIQTIGRAARNIEGRAILYADRTTRSMQAALDETERRRSKQLIHNKLNNITPKTIVKRIADIMEGAYSQGRSTKRGQQPRKVAEDTTEYKSLTPDKALKLVAQLEKKMFEHAKNLEFEEAANTRDEITKLKEQALM; encoded by the coding sequence ATGTCAACACAGTTTAAGCTCCACACAAGCTATCAACCAGCCGGTGACCAACCAACAGCTATTGCCTCATTAGTCGAGGGCCTGAATGATGGCTTGCTGCATCAAACACTGCTAGGCGTAACGGGCTCGGGAAAGACTTTTACCATCGCCAATATTATCGAGCAGACTCAGCGCCCGACCATCTTAATGGCCCACAACAAAACGCTGGCCGCTCAGCTATATGGCGAGATGAAAGAGTTTTTCCCTAATAACTCAGTGGAATATTTCGTCTCTTACTATGACTATTACCAGCCAGAGGCCTATGTACCCGCCTCCGGTGTTTATATCGAAAAAGATGCCTCGATTAATGATCATATCGAGCAAATGCGTTTATCAGCCACCAAGGCCCTTATTGAGCGCAAGGACGTTATTATCGTCGCCACCGTATCGGCGATCTATGGCTTGGGTAATCCGGAATCCTATCTAAAGATGATGCTGCACTTGGATCGTGGTGAACATATCGACCAGCGCAGCGTGTTACGACGATTAGCTGAACTCCAATACACTCGTAATGACCTTGAATTATCGCGCGGTACTTACCGGGTGCGTGGTGAGGTGATCGACGTGCATCCGGCGGATTCTGAAATCGAAGCGGTGCGCATTGAATTGTTTGATGATGAAATTGAGCAACTGAGCTATTTCGACCCGTTAACTGGTGAAGTATTGCGAAAAGTACCCCGCTTAACCATCTACCCGAAAACACACTACGTAACCCCCCGCGATACCTTGCTGGAAGCTGTTGAGAAAATTCGAGATGAATTACGCGAGCGTCTCGAAGTACTAAATACGAATGGTCGTTTGGTGGAAGCCCAACGCCTGCAAGAGCGTACGCTATACGACATTGAAATGATTATGGAAGTTGGCTATTGCTCTGGTATCGAGAACTATTCGCGCTATCTATCCGGAAGACCTGCAGGGGCAGCACCACCGTGTTTATTTGACTACCTTCCACCACACTCCTTAGTTGTTATTGATGAGTCGCATGCCACGGTGCCACAAATCGGGGCTATGTATAAAGGTGACCGCTCGCGTAAAAACAATTTGGTCGAATATGGCTTCAGACTTCCTTCAGCACTTGATAATCGCCCGCTACGCTTTGATGAGTTTGAACGCATTATTCCACAAACCATTCATGTCTCCGCCACACCCGGAGAATATGAAAAGCAACACTCAGATAATGTAGCCGAACAGGTGGTGCGCCCAACGGGATTGATTGACCCAACCGTAGAAATCCGCCCGGTTGCCTCGCAAGTTGATGATGTGATGTCAGAAATCAATATTCGGGCTGCCAAGAACGAGCGGGTATTGATCACTACGCTAACCAAGCGAATGGCAGAAGATCTCACAGACTATCTGATGGAGCATGGCATTAAAGTCCGTTATCTGCACTCCGACATTGATACGGTGGAGCGCGTTGAAATTATCCGAGATTTACGACTGGGTGAGTTTGATGCCCTAGTCGGCATCAACTTATTACGTGAAGGCTTGGATATGCCAGAAGTTAGCTTGGTGGCGATTCTGGATGCCGACAAAGAAGGCTTCCTGCGCTCTGAGCGATCTTTAATCCAAACCATTGGACGAGCCGCGCGTAATATTGAAGGTCGGGCCATTCTATACGCCGATCGCACTACCCGCTCTATGCAAGCCGCACTAGATGAAACCGAGCGCCGTCGTTCTAAGCAGCTAATACACAATAAGCTTAATAATATTACGCCGAAAACCATCGTTAAACGCATTGCTGACATTATGGAAGGCGCTTACAGCCAAGGCCGCTCAACCAAACGTGGACAGCAGCCTCGCAAAGTCGCCGAAGATACCACAGAGTACAAATCACTCACCCCAGACAAGGCGCTTAAGCTGGTTGCTCAGCTAGAAAAGAAGATGTTTGAGCATGCTAAAAATCTGGAATTTGAGGAAGCGGCGAATACTCGTGATGAGATCACCAAGCTCAAGGAGCAAGCGCTAATGTAA
- the rpe gene encoding ribulose-phosphate 3-epimerase, with amino-acid sequence MARQSDSISPSILSADFARLGEEVDNVLRSGADMVHFDVMDNHYVPNLTIGPLVCEALRKHGVTADIDVHLMVKPVDRIIPDFANAGASYISFHPESSEHIDRSLQLIKDHGCKAGLVFNPATSLDVLEYVMDKVDLILLMSVNPGFGGQSFIPSTLVKLAQARKLIDDSGYDIRLEVDGGVKANNIAEIKAAGADTFVAGSAIFGAANKDDPNHYDSICKAFREQLALAKI; translated from the coding sequence ATGGCACGACAAAGCGACAGTATCTCCCCATCCATTCTTTCTGCGGACTTTGCACGACTGGGCGAGGAAGTTGATAACGTACTGCGATCCGGTGCGGATATGGTGCATTTTGATGTAATGGACAACCATTACGTGCCTAACCTGACCATTGGCCCCTTGGTTTGTGAGGCTTTACGCAAGCATGGCGTTACTGCAGACATTGATGTGCATTTAATGGTAAAGCCCGTTGACCGGATTATCCCTGATTTTGCTAATGCGGGTGCCAGCTACATCTCCTTCCACCCTGAAAGCTCCGAGCACATCGACCGCAGCCTGCAACTGATCAAAGATCATGGCTGTAAAGCAGGTTTAGTATTCAATCCGGCTACCTCCCTCGATGTGCTGGAATATGTGATGGATAAAGTTGACCTAATCCTTTTAATGTCAGTTAACCCTGGCTTTGGCGGTCAATCATTTATCCCCTCCACTCTGGTCAAACTGGCACAAGCCAGAAAGCTGATTGATGACTCTGGTTATGATATTCGTTTGGAAGTCGATGGTGGCGTTAAAGCCAACAATATTGCTGAAATTAAAGCAGCAGGTGCGGACACGTTTGTGGCTGGCTCAGCTATTTTCGGCGCGGCCAATAAAGACGATCCGAACCACTACGACTCTATTTGCAAAGCCTTCCGCGAGCAACTGGCACTAGCCAAAATCTGA
- the metG gene encoding methionine--tRNA ligase — MTRKILVTSALPYANGPIHIGHMVEYIQTDIWARFQRQRGNSCYYVCADDAHGTPIMLRAQQQGIEPQALIDEMNQEHQADFAGFNIHFDNYHSTHSEENRVLAEGIYLAARDKGHIDTRTIKQAYDPEAEMFLPDRFIKGDCPKCGSSDQYGDNCEVCGATYSTTDLKNAYSVVTGAAPIEKDSEHYFFKLGDFTEFLAKWLDSGSVQKEVVNKMNEWVSDGLTDWDISRDAPYWGFKIPDTDNKYFYVWLDAPVGYLASFKNLCDRTGESFDDYWAKDSTAEVYHFIGKDIAYFHTLFWPAQLEVAGYRLPTGVHCHGFLKVNGEKMSKSRGTFIQARVFLNHLPAEQLRYYFASKLSNTIEDIDLNLEDFMRRANSDLVGKVVNIASRCAGFVHKNFDGKLSAELPDPALYAQFASASEEIAEAYESRQYSRAMRQVMALADLANQYIDENKPWVLIKDPETKDQVQGVCTQGINMFRALLTYLKPILPELTENAEVFLNAGELNWDSVQTPLLDHPLAPFKPLMTRIEQTQIDAMLEENKQVLLAMQEAANKPALSEHLVNDPIKPEITYEDFDKIDLRIAKIENAEAVKGADKLLCLTLDIGGEKRQVFAGIKSAYNPEDLIGKLTVMVANLAPRKMRFGMSEGMVLAAGSGGSDLFVLHPDQGAEPGMRAK; from the coding sequence ATGACTCGTAAAATTCTTGTTACCAGCGCCCTTCCCTATGCTAATGGCCCGATTCACATCGGCCACATGGTGGAATATATCCAAACGGATATCTGGGCTCGCTTTCAACGCCAACGTGGCAATAGCTGTTACTACGTCTGCGCCGACGATGCGCATGGTACACCCATCATGCTACGCGCTCAGCAACAAGGCATTGAGCCGCAAGCACTGATTGATGAAATGAATCAGGAGCACCAAGCTGACTTTGCGGGCTTCAATATCCATTTCGACAACTACCACAGCACGCACTCGGAAGAAAACCGGGTGTTGGCTGAGGGCATTTATCTGGCCGCCAGAGACAAAGGCCATATTGATACTCGCACCATCAAGCAAGCTTATGACCCAGAAGCTGAAATGTTCCTACCGGACCGCTTCATCAAAGGTGACTGCCCTAAGTGCGGCTCATCTGACCAGTACGGCGACAACTGTGAAGTGTGTGGAGCAACCTATTCCACAACGGACCTGAAAAATGCCTACTCAGTAGTAACTGGCGCTGCACCTATCGAAAAGGATAGCGAACATTATTTCTTCAAATTAGGCGATTTCACTGAGTTTTTAGCTAAATGGCTAGACAGCGGCTCGGTACAAAAAGAAGTCGTTAATAAGATGAATGAATGGGTCAGTGATGGCTTAACAGATTGGGATATTTCCCGTGATGCGCCCTACTGGGGCTTCAAAATCCCAGACACAGATAATAAGTATTTTTATGTCTGGCTGGATGCACCGGTTGGCTATTTAGCATCCTTTAAGAACCTATGTGACCGTACTGGTGAAAGCTTTGACGACTACTGGGCGAAAGACTCGACTGCTGAGGTGTATCACTTCATTGGTAAAGATATTGCTTATTTTCACACCCTATTCTGGCCGGCGCAGCTGGAAGTAGCTGGCTACCGCCTTCCGACCGGCGTTCACTGCCACGGCTTCCTGAAAGTCAATGGCGAGAAAATGTCAAAATCTCGCGGCACATTTATTCAGGCACGCGTATTCCTGAATCACTTGCCAGCGGAACAGTTGCGTTATTACTTCGCTTCCAAGCTAAGCAACACCATTGAAGACATCGACCTGAACTTAGAAGATTTTATGCGCCGCGCAAATAGTGATTTGGTGGGTAAGGTAGTCAATATTGCTTCCCGCTGTGCTGGCTTCGTGCATAAGAACTTTGATGGCAAGCTATCGGCGGAATTACCTGATCCAGCGCTATATGCTCAGTTCGCTAGTGCTAGTGAAGAAATTGCTGAAGCCTATGAAAGCCGCCAATACAGCCGCGCAATGCGTCAAGTCATGGCTTTGGCTGATTTAGCAAACCAGTACATTGATGAGAATAAGCCTTGGGTACTAATCAAAGATCCTGAGACCAAAGATCAGGTTCAAGGCGTTTGTACGCAGGGCATCAACATGTTCCGCGCGCTGCTGACTTACCTGAAACCAATCTTGCCAGAGCTTACTGAGAACGCTGAAGTGTTTTTGAATGCAGGCGAGCTGAACTGGGATTCTGTGCAAACTCCATTATTGGATCATCCACTAGCCCCATTCAAGCCGTTGATGACTCGTATTGAGCAGACACAAATTGATGCGATGCTGGAAGAAAACAAACAAGTATTGCTAGCTATGCAAGAAGCGGCGAACAAACCTGCACTGAGTGAGCATTTGGTGAATGATCCGATTAAGCCAGAGATCACTTATGAAGATTTCGACAAGATCGATCTGCGGATCGCTAAAATCGAAAATGCGGAAGCTGTGAAAGGCGCTGATAAGTTATTGTGTTTAACGTTGGATATTGGCGGCGAAAAGCGCCAAGTGTTTGCTGGAATCAAATCTGCTTACAACCCAGAAGACCTGATTGGCAAGTTGACTGTAATGGTGGCTAACTTGGCACCACGCAAAATGCGCTTTGGCATGTCTGAAGGCATGGTGCTGGCAGCAGGATCTGGAGGCAGTGACTTGTTTGTACTGCATCCTGATCAAGGTGCTGAGCCTGGTATGCGCGCGAAGTAA
- a CDS encoding DUF4124 domain-containing protein: MTSIKLIALCLLLGSSAAQASMYRWVDEAGKVHFSDKVPPAMAQKGHTSLSNNGLTSEQVSSAEDLRKKHAEELEKREAHAEMTEAQALEEVQRKKDEQLMATYASRDELVSAYNKKLSLIDQSFGILSARDESLTQKVLSLKRQYKSTKDQLTRDNLLMQVTNAQGSLADYRKAATENRAERDVISSEYRENLIRFDKLAKQSR; the protein is encoded by the coding sequence ATGACTTCAATTAAGCTTATCGCTTTGTGCCTTCTCTTAGGTTCTAGTGCCGCACAAGCCAGTATGTACCGCTGGGTTGATGAGGCAGGTAAAGTACATTTCTCGGATAAAGTTCCTCCCGCAATGGCTCAGAAAGGGCATACCTCGTTAAGCAATAATGGCCTGACTTCGGAGCAGGTGAGTTCAGCGGAAGATTTACGTAAAAAGCACGCAGAAGAGCTGGAAAAGCGTGAGGCACATGCTGAAATGACTGAAGCTCAGGCTTTAGAAGAAGTGCAGCGTAAAAAAGATGAGCAGCTAATGGCGACTTATGCCAGCCGTGACGAGCTTGTCTCTGCTTATAATAAGAAATTATCCTTAATCGATCAAAGTTTTGGGATTTTGTCAGCGCGTGATGAAAGCCTGACTCAAAAAGTGCTTAGCCTCAAGCGTCAGTATAAATCAACCAAAGATCAGTTAACGCGTGACAACTTGCTGATGCAAGTGACAAATGCTCAGGGAAGCTTGGCAGATTATCGCAAAGCCGCTACTGAGAATCGCGCTGAACGTGATGTAATCTCTAGCGAATACCGGGAAAACTTGATTCGATTTGATAAGCTGGCCAAACAGAGTCGTTAA
- a CDS encoding DUF4124 domain-containing protein yields the protein MKITYTLTFLLLISSLSSQAALYRWEDASGKVHYSDKIPPEMAQSGHVKLNKNGTMKERVASAEARRTQLEAIEEERALMEKMKAQKQEEDLQEMRDTQLLSMFSTEEELINVYNSKLEMTDGSIQILKARHKKLSETLEEIEARHERTVNPNDKNRIGMRIEDILDNLHVYQQAITENLIERSKIEVTFAQDLARFKVISKNRRSRSK from the coding sequence ATGAAAATCACTTATACACTTACATTTTTATTGCTGATATCCAGTCTGTCATCGCAGGCTGCTCTGTACCGTTGGGAAGATGCGAGTGGTAAAGTGCATTACTCGGATAAGATCCCACCGGAAATGGCTCAGTCTGGCCATGTAAAGCTCAATAAAAATGGCACAATGAAAGAGCGGGTTGCATCCGCCGAAGCACGTCGGACTCAGTTAGAAGCGATTGAGGAAGAGCGTGCGCTGATGGAAAAAATGAAGGCGCAAAAGCAAGAAGAAGATTTGCAGGAAATGCGGGATACTCAGCTGCTTTCTATGTTCAGCACTGAAGAAGAGCTGATTAATGTCTATAACAGTAAGCTTGAAATGACTGATGGCAGCATTCAAATTCTGAAAGCACGCCACAAGAAGCTTTCTGAGACTTTGGAGGAGATAGAGGCTCGACACGAGCGGACGGTGAATCCAAATGACAAGAATAGGATTGGTATGCGCATTGAAGACATCTTAGATAACTTGCATGTCTATCAGCAGGCCATCACCGAGAATCTGATCGAGCGGAGTAAAATCGAAGTGACCTTTGCTCAGGATTTGGCACGGTTTAAGGTTATCTCTAAAAATCGTCGGTCACGATCAAAGTGA
- a CDS encoding outer membrane beta-barrel protein: protein MKTINKIGLVTVLFSAVAAMPAHAEFIDNASTNGGEFFEDVFFGGAFGQSEADGFCGTAESCNGEDTSWKVYGGYKINSMLDAEVTYHSLGDINRTTSESTETAEMSALSLSGVGKYQINDSVEALGKVGIASWSSDNSDGDDSGFGMSYGFGAKVALNENMKIRAEWENITGVTTSDGRDSDVTTMSLGIEMQTF, encoded by the coding sequence ATGAAAACTATTAATAAAATCGGTTTAGTCACTGTATTATTCTCTGCGGTTGCAGCTATGCCTGCCCATGCTGAATTCATCGATAACGCGTCTACTAACGGCGGCGAGTTTTTTGAAGATGTATTCTTCGGTGGCGCATTTGGCCAATCTGAAGCAGACGGTTTCTGTGGCACGGCTGAAAGCTGTAATGGCGAAGACACTTCCTGGAAAGTCTACGGTGGCTACAAAATCAATTCAATGCTGGATGCTGAAGTCACGTATCACAGCCTTGGCGATATCAATCGCACAACGTCTGAGTCCACTGAAACAGCTGAAATGTCTGCCCTATCCCTGAGCGGCGTTGGTAAATATCAAATCAATGACTCCGTTGAAGCGCTAGGTAAAGTCGGTATTGCTAGTTGGAGCAGCGACAATTCCGATGGCGATGACAGCGGTTTTGGCATGAGCTATGGCTTCGGCGCTAAAGTCGCGCTAAACGAAAACATGAAAATTCGTGCCGAGTGGGAAAACATCACCGGCGTTACTACCAGCGATGGTCGTGATAGCGATGTGACTACTATGAGTCTGGGTATTGAGATGCAAACCTTCTAA
- a CDS encoding adenosine kinase, whose translation MSYHVYGIGNALVDMEYEVTEDFLQQQSIEKGLMTLIDEDQQQQLLGAMTETFGIKKRTGGGSAANSIVAISQLGGKGFYACKVADDESGEFYMNDLHAAGVTTRLDQVKHEGVTGKCMVMVTPDAERTMNTFLGITTDFSVNELHFDDLKQAEYIYIEGYLVTSDVSRNAVLEARKVAAENNVKTAMTFSDPSMVTYFRDGVKEIIGDGVDILFSNEEEALTFTGKDDLEAAITELTGLCETLVLTKGANGAEIISANGRTQVAAVKTTAIDTNGAGDMFAGAFLYGITHGFSDAAAGELASEAASIIVSRFGARMEAEEQQALIKKYC comes from the coding sequence ATGAGTTATCACGTTTACGGCATTGGCAACGCGCTGGTTGATATGGAATATGAAGTCACCGAGGACTTTCTTCAACAGCAAAGCATCGAAAAAGGCTTAATGACGTTAATTGATGAAGACCAGCAACAACAACTGCTGGGCGCCATGACAGAAACGTTCGGAATTAAAAAACGGACTGGCGGAGGCTCTGCAGCTAACAGCATCGTAGCGATCAGCCAACTGGGCGGCAAAGGCTTCTACGCCTGCAAAGTCGCTGATGATGAGTCTGGTGAGTTCTATATGAATGACCTTCACGCGGCAGGCGTGACAACTCGCTTGGACCAGGTAAAGCATGAAGGCGTAACGGGCAAGTGCATGGTCATGGTTACCCCGGATGCCGAGCGCACCATGAATACCTTCTTGGGTATCACAACAGACTTCTCGGTAAACGAGCTGCACTTTGATGACCTCAAGCAAGCTGAGTACATCTATATCGAAGGCTACTTGGTTACTTCTGACGTTTCTCGCAATGCGGTACTAGAAGCACGTAAGGTCGCTGCGGAAAATAATGTTAAAACGGCAATGACGTTCTCCGACCCTTCAATGGTGACTTATTTCCGCGATGGCGTTAAAGAAATCATCGGCGATGGCGTTGATATCTTATTCAGCAATGAAGAAGAAGCACTGACCTTTACTGGCAAAGATGATCTGGAAGCAGCAATCACTGAACTGACTGGCTTATGCGAAACGTTAGTGCTCACTAAAGGCGCCAATGGTGCGGAAATCATCTCCGCAAATGGCAGAACACAAGTTGCTGCGGTTAAAACCACTGCGATTGATACCAACGGCGCTGGCGACATGTTCGCAGGAGCATTCCTGTATGGCATCACGCACGGCTTTAGTGATGCAGCGGCTGGTGAATTAGCCAGCGAAGCAGCGTCTATTATCGTGTCCCGCTTTGGCGCACGGATGGAAGCTGAAGAACAACAAGCCCTTATCAAAAAATACTGCTGA